TTGCCATCCTTcccaccatctgctctgcagACTCTCCCCCTGCCCCTACCAAATGTACCTCATCTGCAGTGCTTCAGAGCTGGCAGGGCTCCAGACACCTCATTTCACAGACAGGGAGCCCAAGACCTAGGCCCAGCACCCTCCCACCCCTGGAGTGACTCCATGCAAACCCACCCCTGGGGGTTTGTGGGCAGGGGTCACGTGGCCTCAGAGAGGATTCTACCCACTTGGAGTCCTGTCCACATGGTCAGGTCACTCACATGGTGGCCACAGAGCAAGCTAAGGATGGGACAGAGGGACATTGAAGCAGAGGGACCCCAGATGAACAGAGGGCAGGATAGGGCCAAGGCTGGTCATGGGACTGCCAACCACTGCCTGGCTCCATGGCAGCCTGTGGTCTAAGTCCGGGTCCCCTGGCACCACATGTGCTTTCTGGCCTCTGCAGGGACAGTGAGGAAGACACTGAGCTCTCGTGTGCCCGGGGAGGCTGTCTGGCCAGCCGCGTGGCCTCCTGTAGCTGTGAGCTCCTGACAGAGAGTAAGTGGGGGCACGGCTGGAGAGGGTGGGAGACAGGGAGGGTGGACACTCGCAGGTGGACAGACAGACATGCTTCTTATCTGCCACTTCCCCAGCAGCAGACCTGCCCCCGCccccagagacaacagcagcagtGGGTGCTGTGGTGACTGCTCCACACAGCCGGGCTCAGGATGTCATCGGGGAGTCCCTGGCCCATGTCCCGCTAGAGACCTTCCTACAGACCCTGGAGTCCCCGGGCAGCAGCGGCGGCAGTGACAGCAATAACACAGGTGCCAGTGGGGGCAGCTTAttctccctgcccctcctctcctgggccccaccccaggcaTGGGCACCTCCCTCCACAGCCTACCTGAGCCTCAGAAGCTGTGACATGTCATCCCACTGGGTCCTTCCCCCAGCTCCTCAGTAGCTCTGGGTTGAGAGGCTTTTGCAGGGGAGCCTGGGAACCTGGCCCTTCACACAAGACATGATTTCCGTTGAAAATGCTTACACAGAAGGTGCAAAGGGCCGGAACCAGGGCTTGGAGACAGCAGGCCTGATTTATCCAAGGTTTGTCGATGACTTggcactctgtgcctcagtttacctcATGCTTAACTAGAGGGTTGGGCCAGATAGGCTCTCCACTTAGTTCTAAAATGATTCAAACTGCACTTTATATTTAAAAACCGAAGAGATGTTGCATCCCTTATGTCACTGGTttgcccccctccaccccccacccccctgaCACCATCCTCCGTCCCCAGGGGAGGAGGGAGTGGAGCCCGAGCCTGACCCTGAGCCCGAGCTGGAGCTCTCCAACTACCCCTGGTTCCACGGGACACTGTCACGGGTCAAGGCGGCTCAGCTGGTGCTGGCGGGGGGGCCACGGAGCCACGGCCTCTTCGTGATCCGCCAGAGTGAGACTCGGCCTGGGGAGTATGTGCTGACCTTCAACTTCCAGGGCAAGGCCAAGGCAAGTATGCACGGGGGCCACAGGGGCTGGGCAGACAGCCAGGTAGGGGGGCTAAGGTAAGCCTGGTCCTGAGGCTGGGTCCTGGAGCAGGCTGCATTGGGTGTGGGCTGCCATGTCTTCCCCTGGATCAGGCCTACCCCTGGCCATGTTCTGTGAATCACCCCCtgccccacacccacacacacttcTTTGAGGGGCTGCAGGCAGCCCCAGCCAGCTTTTCCGTTATCCAGATGGAGACACCATGTGGTGGTAGCCCAGCCCACAGGAGGCTGGGCCCCCTGGGAAGATAACTTTGCAAGTCCTTTTGGACCCTGTGCGTTGGGGCTTCTGAGAGTCttcacccagagccacctcagtACAAGGCTAGGATCAGCCAAGGCCCTCAGAGCCCCTACTTCCTGCCCCATTTCCAGACAGCCCCTCCTCCCTGCTCAGGTcagttcaccagcccctcctgGACCGTAGCTCTGGGCCAGCTCCGTGCTCAGGCCAAAGGTCAGGCAGGAGAGGAGGCACTAGGCTGGGCACGAGTGTAGCCCAGGGCCTGGGGGTCCCAGAGGAGGCTCCTGACCCCACCAGCTAGAGTGGGGTCTGAGACGTGAAGTGGGGGGAAGAATCTTGCAGGTGGAGATGAGTGGGAAGGGTGACCGAGATAGGACGCAGCATGAGCAAAGCTATGGAAGTGCACCCAGCCTGTGGAAGGGAACCCTATGCTAAAAATAAGCTAAGGCGcaaaggaaaatagaaaagtCAAATGATTGTGTGTGTGGCAGAGGGGTACAGTGTGGCCAGAATGGGCAGGAATCTCaattccccaccccacccataaagaaacagacccagCCCCAGCTCCTCCCAGGACACAGTTGCCGGTCAGCCCCCGCTGGAGGAGGAGGACCCCAGGACTCCTGCTCCCAGCCTGCAACTGGTGGTCAGTGTCCGTCTGCAGGCCTCACCTGCCCCAGTGCCTGGCTGACCTGCAGCTCTCTGGTGCTCCCTGGGCACTCCCACTGGCAGCATTGGCTCTGACTTGGAGAAGGCAGTACTGTCCAGGGGACACCCCTTGGAAAGCAGCTGCCCTTACCAGTTCCTCCTACAACCAGGTGCTTAACCCAGGCGCTGGCAACCAGCAATTTGTTTTGGCCAGCCTTGCCTCAGGCTGCCTCCCCAGAGGGCTGGATCTGACCTGTGCCCAAGCTTGAGGCAAGGTGACGCTCAGCCCAGAGGGAGGCAAGGGGAGAGATGGTGAAGCAGGGCCTCAAACCCAGCCCTCACCTCTGCCTAGCGGGTGCTCGCTCAGAGGGAGGTGACTGCCCAGAGGTCCAGTGAGTTAGTGGGAAGGGAGAGTAGGAGCCCTAGGCAGCCCCAGCGTGCACACCCCCAGGGCCAGAAGATTCCTGCCTTCCCAGGCCGCACTTTCACTTTCAGACAGTTAAGAGACCTAGGCTCCCATTAATGAGCCCTGGGTTTGTTCGCACTGCTCCCAGTGACTTCTTGCCCTACAAGTAACAGAGCTCATTCATAAGGaccaccctcccaccccaccccacgcgCACCCTGGGACTTTTCTGTCCTTTATGTGGCTGCTAGGccagctcctctccctcttcctggGCTTGGGGTTGTATGTGTCCCCTGAAAGCCCACCCGTCACCTCCCCTCTTGCTACATACACCCCAGAGACACTCTTCCTCCCATGGATGCACACAGAGCACAAGAGGGCTGAAGCAGAGATCTGTGGCCCGCCACTAGAGATCACAGGCCTGTGGCTTCTTGCCCTGAGCCACCTGCCCCGTGTGGGCCTTGGAGACCCAGGGAGGGACCAGCCTATTCCTGCACTCCAGGTGCAGCACACCCATTGCTACCCAGCCTGGCTCAGCGGTTTCCACCCCTCTGGGTTTAGGCTCTGCAGGCAACAGAAGGCAGACCCCTTCCTAGCCTGTGCGGGAGTCAGGCAAACATGAGTTCTCTTCCCAGCCCTCGCGCTCGGGGACTGCAAGCCGGTCACTctcctgctctgtgcctcagttcccccaTCTCTAATACAGAAGCATTAATCCCTGCCTTCTGAGACTTTGGGGGGACTACAGATGGAGGTGTGAAGGGCATAGGTCCAGACTTGGTGTGGGCGCTCCCAGGATGGGGGCAAGCGCCTGTTCCCTTCAGTCCTGTCCTGGCTCCCTCGCCCCCATTCCCCACCCCCTTCACAGGAGTGACTCCTCCCCCTCTGGCCTGTGGGAGCTGGTCCTCCCAACTACTGCAAAGGCACTTGCCAAGGAGGTGGCCAGTCTGGGACCCCGTCACTGATCATGCCCACCTGTGCCCACAGCACCTGCGCCTGTCCCTGAATGGCCACGGCCAGTGCCACGTACAGCACCTGTGGTTCCAGTCTGTGCTTGACATGCTTCGCCACTTCCACACCCACCCCATCCCGCTGGAATCAGGGGGCTCCGCTGACATCACCTTGCGCAGCTATGTGCGAGCCCAGGGACCCCCACCTGGTAAGACTCCCTACCTGGCCAGCGTGATGGCTTAAGAAGACAGGTGGTGTGGGGCAAGGGTCACCTTCACGTAGCCACCCAGTGGGTGAGATTAGCACCAGGTCTCCTGACCCCAGTGTGGCCTCAGGGTGGCCCACAGCATCCAAGTCCTGAGTGATTCGGAGACCCCTACCTAGCTGGGGCTGAAGCAGTGCAAGGTCGGTGAGGGTGTCCAGCATACCTGACTGCGCACGCACAGCCGCCACTCCATGGTGGTGGCATCCAGTCATTACCCAAGGAGGCGGGTGGAGGAAAGAGGCCCGGGTTGGACCCGGGAAACCTAGATTCGGGTCCTGCCTCTCTGTGTGATCGCAGGCCACCTCAGGTCTCTGCACCCCTGGCCGACATACTCGGTCTGGGAAAGGAGAGCGGTGCCCAGGGCTGGGCCAGTGGAAGCAGGGGCGCCGCCAAGGGAGGGCCGGGCGGAAGGCTGACGCCCGCACCCTCGGTTGCAGAGCCCCGGCCCGCGCCCAGCGCCGCGCCCGCCTGCTGGAGCGAGCCGGCCGGCCAGCACTATTTCTCCAGCCTCGCGCCGGGCGCCTGCCCGCCGGCCTCGCCCTCGGAGCTGCCCGCCGCCTCGTCCTCGGCCGCCTCGTCCTCCTCGGCCGCGTCCGTCGCCCTGCCCGCGCCCGCGCGCGCCGCCGAGGGCCCGCTCAGCGCGCGCGGCCGCAGCGACAGCACCGAGCGCCTGCGGGAGCCCCCCGGCAGCGGTACCGACGAGCCCCCCGAGGCGGGCGACGGCGCCCGGGGCCGCCCGCGGGCAGTCGAGAACCAGTACTCCTTCTACTAGCGCCCGTGCGCGGACGGCCACCAGCCGGCTGGCCTCGGCTCCCGGCGGCCCCGCTGGCGCTGGGTGGGAGAAGCGAAGCTCTTCAGTGAAGACATAAATG
The sequence above is drawn from the Elephas maximus indicus isolate mEleMax1 chromosome 12, mEleMax1 primary haplotype, whole genome shotgun sequence genome and encodes:
- the SH2B2 gene encoding SH2B adapter protein 2 isoform X3; protein product: MNGAGPAAAAAAAAAAAAALAPDWRQFCELQAQAAAVDFAHKFCRFLRDNPTYDTPDAGASFSRHFAANFLDVFGEEVRRVLVARPASGGAAEPPDAMEPETAEPPALKAAAYGHSRSSEDVSVHATAKARARKGFSLRNMSLCVVDGVRDMWHRRAEPEASVSPRAAEPPAEPRDKWTRRLWLSRTLAAKVELVDIQREGALRFMVADDSATGPGGIAQWQKCRLLLRRAVAGERFRLEFFVPPKASRPKVSIPLSAIIEVRTTMPLEMPEKDNTFVLKVENGAEYILETIDSLQKHSWVADIQGCVDPGDSEEDTELSCARGGCLASRVASCSCELLTETADLPPPPETTAAVGAVVTAPHSRAQDVIGESLAHVPLETFLQTLESPGSSGGSDSNNTGEEGVEPEPDPEPELELSNYPWFHGTLSRVKAAQLVLAGGPRSHGLFVIRQSETRPGEYVLTFNFQGKAKHLRLSLNGHGQCHVQHLWFQSVLDMLRHFHTHPIPLESGGSADITLRSYVRAQGPPPEPRPAPSAAPACWSEPAGQHYFSSLAPGACPPASPSELPAASSSAASSSSAASVALPAPARAAEGPLSARGRSDSTERLREPPGSGTDEPPEAGDGARGRPRAVENQYSFY
- the SH2B2 gene encoding SH2B adapter protein 2 isoform X2; this translates as MAASSPAAAGSCDGTGVMNGAGPAAAAAAAAAAAAALAPDWRQFCELQAQAAAVDFAHKFCRFLRDNPTYDTPDAGASFSRHFAANFLDVFGEEVRRVLVARPASGGAAEPPDAMEPETAEPPALKAAAYGHSRSSEDVSVHATAKARARKGFSLRNMSLCVVDGVRDMWHRRAEPEASVSPRAAEPPAEPRDKWTRRLWLSRTLAAKVELVDIQREGALRFMVADDSATGPGGIAQWQKCRLLLRRAVAGERFRLEFFVPPKASRPKVSIPLSAIIEVRTTMPLEMPEKDNTFVLKVENGAEYILETIDSLQKHSWVADIQGCVDPGDSEEDTELSCARGGCLASRVASCSCELLTETDLPPPPETTAAVGAVVTAPHSRAQDVIGESLAHVPLETFLQTLESPGSSGGSDSNNTGEEGVEPEPDPEPELELSNYPWFHGTLSRVKAAQLVLAGGPRSHGLFVIRQSETRPGEYVLTFNFQGKAKHLRLSLNGHGQCHVQHLWFQSVLDMLRHFHTHPIPLESGGSADITLRSYVRAQGPPPEPRPAPSAAPACWSEPAGQHYFSSLAPGACPPASPSELPAASSSAASSSSAASVALPAPARAAEGPLSARGRSDSTERLREPPGSGTDEPPEAGDGARGRPRAVENQYSFY
- the SH2B2 gene encoding SH2B adapter protein 2 isoform X1, with translation MAASSPAAAGSCDGTGVMNGAGPAAAAAAAAAAAAALAPDWRQFCELQAQAAAVDFAHKFCRFLRDNPTYDTPDAGASFSRHFAANFLDVFGEEVRRVLVARPASGGAAEPPDAMEPETAEPPALKAAAYGHSRSSEDVSVHATAKARARKGFSLRNMSLCVVDGVRDMWHRRAEPEASVSPRAAEPPAEPRDKWTRRLWLSRTLAAKVELVDIQREGALRFMVADDSATGPGGIAQWQKCRLLLRRAVAGERFRLEFFVPPKASRPKVSIPLSAIIEVRTTMPLEMPEKDNTFVLKVENGAEYILETIDSLQKHSWVADIQGCVDPGDSEEDTELSCARGGCLASRVASCSCELLTETADLPPPPETTAAVGAVVTAPHSRAQDVIGESLAHVPLETFLQTLESPGSSGGSDSNNTGEEGVEPEPDPEPELELSNYPWFHGTLSRVKAAQLVLAGGPRSHGLFVIRQSETRPGEYVLTFNFQGKAKHLRLSLNGHGQCHVQHLWFQSVLDMLRHFHTHPIPLESGGSADITLRSYVRAQGPPPEPRPAPSAAPACWSEPAGQHYFSSLAPGACPPASPSELPAASSSAASSSSAASVALPAPARAAEGPLSARGRSDSTERLREPPGSGTDEPPEAGDGARGRPRAVENQYSFY